A single region of the Amphiprion ocellaris isolate individual 3 ecotype Okinawa chromosome 4, ASM2253959v1, whole genome shotgun sequence genome encodes:
- the pcdh18a gene encoding protocadherin-18a isoform X2 yields MKQEKMTGVFLTRMWKVLAVLALATQHITGKTLKYQIYEEQKVGTVIARLKDDVGDVLAKLPSSVSLRFRAMQRGSSSFLTVREQDGEISIRTKIDREKLCEKNLNCSIQFDVLTLPTEHLQLFHVEVEVLDINDNAPQFARAVIPIEISESAAVGARIPLDSATDPDVGENSLYTYALEPNNFFKIDIQSRTDGVKYAELVVLRELDREVRSGYELQYTASDRGVPPRTGSTLLKISVADSNDNSPIFDKSSYVINLPENSPVGTLLIDLNATDADDGTNAKIVYSFSSHVSPKIMETFKINPDSGHLTLIRRVDYETVNSFDIDVQAQDMGPNSMPAHCKILVKVVDVNDNKPDISINLMSSQGNGDAAYISEASPLDTFVALVRVEDLDSGLNGEVECKLHGQGYFKLQKTYENNYMILTNVSLDREKRSEFSLTVVAEDRGIPSLSTVKHFTVHVTDENDNPPRFEKGRYEVFKSENNAPGAYVTSIMATDPDLDANGQVSYSILENSVHGSSISTYVTIDPSSGAIYALRTFDREDVSRISFVVQAKDAGKSPLLSNATVILNILDENDNPPVIVVPQLWNFTADVPASKFTEAGNLVTVVRATDRDTGVNAELICSIVGGNEEGFFLIDSRTCEIHANASLENFPHEHAELTVVVRDQGSESLSAKAVLKITLYENMENHVQVMDQGGSSLDVSLIIIISLGAICAVLLVIMVVFAARCNREKKDTRHSYNCRVAESTHQHHPKKPSRQIHKGDITLVPTVNGTLPIRAHHRSPSATPPMERAQMGSRQNHHSRQSLNSLVTISSNHIPESFALELAHATPPVEGQYQPRPSFRGNKYSRSYRYALQDMDKFSLKDSGRGDSEAGDSDCDMGRESPVDRLLLGEGFSDLMHLEMHHRLHPAMRLCTDECRILGHSDQCWMPPLSSPASSADYRNNMYIPGEESSQQPQVDDDQSSVDSERRKSFSTFGKESGTEEVGAGGVVSGGGGGGGDVCAAGGGAGSLLTEMNSVFQRLLPPNMDSYTECTESSPPSSSSTTERGSGRGASNHSNNAVPQDNRRGLLPGGKGPTYPPGVAAWAANTHYLNPGSGSVGTNHVAPSSSSSSSSSSSNPTPNSTNGQPPHLKWLPAMEEIPENYEEDDFDGVFHPGHQSGKRSESRHEPGMDASELVHEINKLLQDVRQN; encoded by the exons ATGAAACAGGAGAAAATGACGGGAGTCTTTCTGACAAGAATGTGGAAAGTTCTGGCTGTTTTGGCGCTGGCAACACAACACATCACTGGTAAGACACTGAAATATCAGATTTATGAGGAGCAAAAGGTTGGCACAGTTATTGCTCGTTTAAAGGACGACGTCGGAGATGTTTTGGCCAAACTTCCCAGCTCAGTGTCGCTCCGCTTCAGAGCTATGCAACGAGGGAGCTCGTCTTTCCTCACTGTGCGCGAGCAGGACGGCGAAATCAGCATCAGAACCAAAATTGACCGTGAGAAACTCTGCGAAAAGAACCTCAACTGCTCCATTCAATTCGACGTGCTGACTCTCCCTACTGAGCACCTTCAGTTGTTCCACGTTGAGGTGGAAGTACTGGACATCAACGATAACGCACCACAGTTCGCCCGCGCCGTTATCCCCATCGAGATCTCCGAGAGCGCGGCCGTGGGAGCGCGCATTCCCTTGGACAGCGCCACAGACCCCGACGTCGGGGAGAACTCACTTTACACGTATGCATTGGAGCCCAACAACTTCTTCAAGATCGACATCCAGTCCAGGACGGACGGAGTTAAATACGCAGAGCTGGTGGTGCTCAGAGAGCTGGATCGGGAGGTGCGCTCCGGTTACGAACTTCAGTACACGGCCTCTGACAGGGGCGTTCCCCCGAGGACGGGTTCGACCCTCCTCAAGATCAGCGTTGCCGACTCGAATGACAACAGCCCGATTTTTGACAAGTCCTCATATGTCATCAACCTGCCAGAAAATTCACCTGTTGGCACGCTGCTCATTGACTTAAACGCCACGGACGCGGATGACGGCACTAACGCGAAGATAGTCTACTCTTTTAGCAGTCACGTGTCTCCCAAGATAATGGAGACGTTCAAAATCAACCCTGACAGCGGTCACCTGACCCTCATCAGGCGTGTGGACTATGAGACCGTTAACTCTTTCGACATTGATGTGCAAGCGCAGGACATGGGTCCGAACTCCATGCCCGCTCACTGCAAGATCCTGGTCAAAGTGGTGGATGTGAACGACAACAAACCAGACATCAGCATCAATCTTATGTCCTCTCAGGGAAACGGGGACGCAGCTTACATATCCGAGGCTTCTCCTTTGGACACGTTTGTGGCTCTGGTGCGGGTGGAGGACTTGGACTCTGGCTTGAATGGAGAGGTGGAGTGCAAACTTCACGGTCAGGGCTACTTCAAACTGCAGAAGACATACGAGAACAACTACATGATTCTGACTAACGTGTCTCTGGACAGAGAAAAGAGGTCAGAGTTCAGTTTGACTGTGGTGGCGGAGGATCGAGGGATTCCCAGCCTCTCGACTGTCAAACATTTCACCGTGCATGTGACTGATGAAAATGACAACCCGCCACGTTTTGAGAAGGGCCGATATGAGGTATTTAAATCAGAGAACAACGCCCCTGGTGCCTATGTGACCTCCATCATGGCCACTGACCCCGACCTAGATGCCAACGGACAGGTGAGCTACTCCATCTTGGAAAACTCTGTTCACGGGAGCTCCATCTCCACCTACGTCACCATCGACCCCTCTAGCGGCGCCATCTATGCGCTGCGCACGTTTGATCGCGAGGATGTGAGTCGCATCTCGTTCGTGGTGCAAGCCAAAGACGCGGGGAAATCACCGCTGCTCAGTAATGCCACGGTTATTCTGAACATTCTGGATGAAAATGACAACCCTCCAGTAATTGTGGTCCCCCAGCTATGGAATTTCACTGCAGATGTCCCTGCATCAAAGTTCACCGAGGCTGGGAACTTGGTCACTGTGGTCAGGGCGACTGATCGTGACACAGGGGTCAACGCTGAGCTCATCTGCTCCATCGTAGGCGGCAATGAGGAAGGTTTCTTTCTCATTGACTCGAGAACTTGTGAGATTCACGCCAACGCCAGTTTGGAGAACTTCCCCCATGAGCACGCAGAGCTGACAGTTGTGGTCAGAGATCAGGGGAGCGAGAGCCTGAGCGCCAAAGCTGTTCTAAAAATCACCCTCTATGAGAACATGGAGAACCACGTGCAGGTTATGGATCAGGGGGGGTCTTCTCTGGATGTGTCcctgatcatcatcatctcccTGGGGGCCATCTGCGCAGTGCTCCTGGTCATCATGGTGGTGTTCGCAGCCCGCTGCAACCGGGAGAAGAAGGACACCAGGCACTCCTACAACTGCAGGGTGGCGGAATCTACGCACCAGCACCACCCGAAGAAGCCTTCGCGCCAGATCCACAAAGGGGACATCACCTTGGTGCCAACAGTGAACGGCACTCTCCCAATCAGAGCTCACCACCGCTCACCGTCGGCCACGCCTCCCATGGAGAGAGCCCAGATGGGGAGCAGGCAGAACCACCACAGCCGCCAGTCCCTCAACAGCCTAGTGACCATCTCATCCAATCACATTCCAGAGAGCTTTGCACTGGAGTTGGCTCACGCAACTCCACCAGTAGAG GGCCAGTACCAGCCCAGACCCAGTTTCCGTGGCAACAAATACTCCCGCAGCTACAG GTATGCATTACAAGACATGGACAAGTTCAGCCTGAAGGACAGTGGCCGTGGGGACAGCGAGGCGGGAGACAGTGACTGTGACATGGGGCGGGAATCCCCCGTGGACAGACTGCTGCTGGGGGAGGGCTTTTCTGACCTCATGCACCTCGAAATGCACCACCGACTCCACCCAG CCATGAGACTGTGCACAGATGAATGCCGCATCCTGGGACACTCTGACCAGTGCTGGATGCCCCCCCTCTCCTCACCCGCCTCCTCAGCTGACTACCGCAACAACATGTACATCCCCGGGGAGGAGTCTTCCCAGCAGCCTCAGGTCGACGATGACCAGTCCTCCGTTGACTCGGAGCGCCGCAAGAGCTTCTCCACTTTTGGCAAGGAGTCTGGGACCGAAGAGGTGGGGGCAGGAGGAGTCGTCTCCGGAGgcggaggaggtggtggtgatgTGTGTGCAGCTGGAGGAGGGGCTGGTTCCCTCCTCACAGAGATGAACTCTGTGTTCCAGAGGCTTCTACCCCCTAATATGGACTCCTACACCGAGTGCACTGAATCAAGCCCGCCCTCGTCCTCGTCGACCACCGAGAGAGGAAGCGGACGTGGTGCCAGTAACCATAGTAACAACGCTGTTCCTCAGGACAACCGGAGAGGGTTGTTGCCAGGTGGTAAAGGTCCCACCTATCCCCCAGGTGTGGCTGCATGGGCGGCCAATACCCACTATCTAAACCCAGGAAGTGGATCCGTGGGGACGAATCATGTTgccccctcttcttcttcttcttcttcttcctcgtcCTCGAACCCCACTCCAAACTCTACCAACGGACAGCCGCCACACCTCAAATGGCTGCCAGCCATGGAGGAAATTCCTGAAAACTATGAGGAAGACGACTTTGACGGCGTCTTCCATCCGGGTCACCAGAGCGGCAAGCGCAGCGAAAGCCGCCATGAGCCTGGCATGGACGCTAGCGAGCTCGTGCATGAGATCAACAAACTACTGCAGGATGTCAGACAGAACTAG
- the pcdh18a gene encoding protocadherin-18a isoform X1, producing the protein MKQEKMTGVFLTRMWKVLAVLALATQHITGKTLKYQIYEEQKVGTVIARLKDDVGDVLAKLPSSVSLRFRAMQRGSSSFLTVREQDGEISIRTKIDREKLCEKNLNCSIQFDVLTLPTEHLQLFHVEVEVLDINDNAPQFARAVIPIEISESAAVGARIPLDSATDPDVGENSLYTYALEPNNFFKIDIQSRTDGVKYAELVVLRELDREVRSGYELQYTASDRGVPPRTGSTLLKISVADSNDNSPIFDKSSYVINLPENSPVGTLLIDLNATDADDGTNAKIVYSFSSHVSPKIMETFKINPDSGHLTLIRRVDYETVNSFDIDVQAQDMGPNSMPAHCKILVKVVDVNDNKPDISINLMSSQGNGDAAYISEASPLDTFVALVRVEDLDSGLNGEVECKLHGQGYFKLQKTYENNYMILTNVSLDREKRSEFSLTVVAEDRGIPSLSTVKHFTVHVTDENDNPPRFEKGRYEVFKSENNAPGAYVTSIMATDPDLDANGQVSYSILENSVHGSSISTYVTIDPSSGAIYALRTFDREDVSRISFVVQAKDAGKSPLLSNATVILNILDENDNPPVIVVPQLWNFTADVPASKFTEAGNLVTVVRATDRDTGVNAELICSIVGGNEEGFFLIDSRTCEIHANASLENFPHEHAELTVVVRDQGSESLSAKAVLKITLYENMENHVQVMDQGGSSLDVSLIIIISLGAICAVLLVIMVVFAARCNREKKDTRHSYNCRVAESTHQHHPKKPSRQIHKGDITLVPTVNGTLPIRAHHRSPSATPPMERAQMGSRQNHHSRQSLNSLVTISSNHIPESFALELAHATPPVEQVSQLLSMLHQGQYQPRPSFRGNKYSRSYRYALQDMDKFSLKDSGRGDSEAGDSDCDMGRESPVDRLLLGEGFSDLMHLEMHHRLHPAMRLCTDECRILGHSDQCWMPPLSSPASSADYRNNMYIPGEESSQQPQVDDDQSSVDSERRKSFSTFGKESGTEEVGAGGVVSGGGGGGGDVCAAGGGAGSLLTEMNSVFQRLLPPNMDSYTECTESSPPSSSSTTERGSGRGASNHSNNAVPQDNRRGLLPGGKGPTYPPGVAAWAANTHYLNPGSGSVGTNHVAPSSSSSSSSSSSNPTPNSTNGQPPHLKWLPAMEEIPENYEEDDFDGVFHPGHQSGKRSESRHEPGMDASELVHEINKLLQDVRQN; encoded by the exons ATGAAACAGGAGAAAATGACGGGAGTCTTTCTGACAAGAATGTGGAAAGTTCTGGCTGTTTTGGCGCTGGCAACACAACACATCACTGGTAAGACACTGAAATATCAGATTTATGAGGAGCAAAAGGTTGGCACAGTTATTGCTCGTTTAAAGGACGACGTCGGAGATGTTTTGGCCAAACTTCCCAGCTCAGTGTCGCTCCGCTTCAGAGCTATGCAACGAGGGAGCTCGTCTTTCCTCACTGTGCGCGAGCAGGACGGCGAAATCAGCATCAGAACCAAAATTGACCGTGAGAAACTCTGCGAAAAGAACCTCAACTGCTCCATTCAATTCGACGTGCTGACTCTCCCTACTGAGCACCTTCAGTTGTTCCACGTTGAGGTGGAAGTACTGGACATCAACGATAACGCACCACAGTTCGCCCGCGCCGTTATCCCCATCGAGATCTCCGAGAGCGCGGCCGTGGGAGCGCGCATTCCCTTGGACAGCGCCACAGACCCCGACGTCGGGGAGAACTCACTTTACACGTATGCATTGGAGCCCAACAACTTCTTCAAGATCGACATCCAGTCCAGGACGGACGGAGTTAAATACGCAGAGCTGGTGGTGCTCAGAGAGCTGGATCGGGAGGTGCGCTCCGGTTACGAACTTCAGTACACGGCCTCTGACAGGGGCGTTCCCCCGAGGACGGGTTCGACCCTCCTCAAGATCAGCGTTGCCGACTCGAATGACAACAGCCCGATTTTTGACAAGTCCTCATATGTCATCAACCTGCCAGAAAATTCACCTGTTGGCACGCTGCTCATTGACTTAAACGCCACGGACGCGGATGACGGCACTAACGCGAAGATAGTCTACTCTTTTAGCAGTCACGTGTCTCCCAAGATAATGGAGACGTTCAAAATCAACCCTGACAGCGGTCACCTGACCCTCATCAGGCGTGTGGACTATGAGACCGTTAACTCTTTCGACATTGATGTGCAAGCGCAGGACATGGGTCCGAACTCCATGCCCGCTCACTGCAAGATCCTGGTCAAAGTGGTGGATGTGAACGACAACAAACCAGACATCAGCATCAATCTTATGTCCTCTCAGGGAAACGGGGACGCAGCTTACATATCCGAGGCTTCTCCTTTGGACACGTTTGTGGCTCTGGTGCGGGTGGAGGACTTGGACTCTGGCTTGAATGGAGAGGTGGAGTGCAAACTTCACGGTCAGGGCTACTTCAAACTGCAGAAGACATACGAGAACAACTACATGATTCTGACTAACGTGTCTCTGGACAGAGAAAAGAGGTCAGAGTTCAGTTTGACTGTGGTGGCGGAGGATCGAGGGATTCCCAGCCTCTCGACTGTCAAACATTTCACCGTGCATGTGACTGATGAAAATGACAACCCGCCACGTTTTGAGAAGGGCCGATATGAGGTATTTAAATCAGAGAACAACGCCCCTGGTGCCTATGTGACCTCCATCATGGCCACTGACCCCGACCTAGATGCCAACGGACAGGTGAGCTACTCCATCTTGGAAAACTCTGTTCACGGGAGCTCCATCTCCACCTACGTCACCATCGACCCCTCTAGCGGCGCCATCTATGCGCTGCGCACGTTTGATCGCGAGGATGTGAGTCGCATCTCGTTCGTGGTGCAAGCCAAAGACGCGGGGAAATCACCGCTGCTCAGTAATGCCACGGTTATTCTGAACATTCTGGATGAAAATGACAACCCTCCAGTAATTGTGGTCCCCCAGCTATGGAATTTCACTGCAGATGTCCCTGCATCAAAGTTCACCGAGGCTGGGAACTTGGTCACTGTGGTCAGGGCGACTGATCGTGACACAGGGGTCAACGCTGAGCTCATCTGCTCCATCGTAGGCGGCAATGAGGAAGGTTTCTTTCTCATTGACTCGAGAACTTGTGAGATTCACGCCAACGCCAGTTTGGAGAACTTCCCCCATGAGCACGCAGAGCTGACAGTTGTGGTCAGAGATCAGGGGAGCGAGAGCCTGAGCGCCAAAGCTGTTCTAAAAATCACCCTCTATGAGAACATGGAGAACCACGTGCAGGTTATGGATCAGGGGGGGTCTTCTCTGGATGTGTCcctgatcatcatcatctcccTGGGGGCCATCTGCGCAGTGCTCCTGGTCATCATGGTGGTGTTCGCAGCCCGCTGCAACCGGGAGAAGAAGGACACCAGGCACTCCTACAACTGCAGGGTGGCGGAATCTACGCACCAGCACCACCCGAAGAAGCCTTCGCGCCAGATCCACAAAGGGGACATCACCTTGGTGCCAACAGTGAACGGCACTCTCCCAATCAGAGCTCACCACCGCTCACCGTCGGCCACGCCTCCCATGGAGAGAGCCCAGATGGGGAGCAGGCAGAACCACCACAGCCGCCAGTCCCTCAACAGCCTAGTGACCATCTCATCCAATCACATTCCAGAGAGCTTTGCACTGGAGTTGGCTCACGCAACTCCACCAGTAGAG CAAGTCTCACAGCTTCTGTCCATGCTCCATCAGGGCCAGTACCAGCCCAGACCCAGTTTCCGTGGCAACAAATACTCCCGCAGCTACAG GTATGCATTACAAGACATGGACAAGTTCAGCCTGAAGGACAGTGGCCGTGGGGACAGCGAGGCGGGAGACAGTGACTGTGACATGGGGCGGGAATCCCCCGTGGACAGACTGCTGCTGGGGGAGGGCTTTTCTGACCTCATGCACCTCGAAATGCACCACCGACTCCACCCAG CCATGAGACTGTGCACAGATGAATGCCGCATCCTGGGACACTCTGACCAGTGCTGGATGCCCCCCCTCTCCTCACCCGCCTCCTCAGCTGACTACCGCAACAACATGTACATCCCCGGGGAGGAGTCTTCCCAGCAGCCTCAGGTCGACGATGACCAGTCCTCCGTTGACTCGGAGCGCCGCAAGAGCTTCTCCACTTTTGGCAAGGAGTCTGGGACCGAAGAGGTGGGGGCAGGAGGAGTCGTCTCCGGAGgcggaggaggtggtggtgatgTGTGTGCAGCTGGAGGAGGGGCTGGTTCCCTCCTCACAGAGATGAACTCTGTGTTCCAGAGGCTTCTACCCCCTAATATGGACTCCTACACCGAGTGCACTGAATCAAGCCCGCCCTCGTCCTCGTCGACCACCGAGAGAGGAAGCGGACGTGGTGCCAGTAACCATAGTAACAACGCTGTTCCTCAGGACAACCGGAGAGGGTTGTTGCCAGGTGGTAAAGGTCCCACCTATCCCCCAGGTGTGGCTGCATGGGCGGCCAATACCCACTATCTAAACCCAGGAAGTGGATCCGTGGGGACGAATCATGTTgccccctcttcttcttcttcttcttcttcctcgtcCTCGAACCCCACTCCAAACTCTACCAACGGACAGCCGCCACACCTCAAATGGCTGCCAGCCATGGAGGAAATTCCTGAAAACTATGAGGAAGACGACTTTGACGGCGTCTTCCATCCGGGTCACCAGAGCGGCAAGCGCAGCGAAAGCCGCCATGAGCCTGGCATGGACGCTAGCGAGCTCGTGCATGAGATCAACAAACTACTGCAGGATGTCAGACAGAACTAG